A genomic window from Betta splendens chromosome 17, fBetSpl5.4, whole genome shotgun sequence includes:
- the LOC114845167 gene encoding homeobox protein engrailed-2b-like gives MEEKQPPEESRGGGRSNRVSGPLLQPPGNHQSHRTTNFYIDNILRPEFGCKRKDKTFVLEGEDVGNITGRQRLMGRKASRTESQKPDGAGIKENTGASEDRSSKFRTPYLITSDVAVKGRRGDEDRCSAAAAKPMLWPAWVYCTRYSDRPSAGPRSRKPKTSASPSKEDKRPRTAFTAEQLHRLKTEFQTNRYLTEQRRQSLARDLGLNESQIKIWFQNKRAKIKKNSGSKNSLAQQLMAQGLYNHATAKDGDDSD, from the exons ATGGAAGAAAAACAGCCCCCAGAGGAGTCCAGAGGAGGCGGCAGGTCCAACCGGGTCAGTGGGCCTCTCCTCCAGCCACCTGGCAACCACCAGTCCCACAGGACCACCAACTTCTACATAGACAATATCTTAAGACCGGAGTTTGGTTGCAAGAGGAAGGACAAAACTTTTGTTCTGGAGGGAGAAGATGTGGGAAATATCACAGGACGACAGCGGCTAATGGGGAGGAAGGCTTCCAGAACTGAGAGCCAGAAGCCCGATGGAGCAGGAATTAAGGAGAACACGGGGGCATCTGAGGACAGGAGCTCAAAGTTCAGGACCCCTTACCTTATAACCAGCGACGTGGCTGTGAAGGGCCGAAGAGGCGACGAGGACCGCTGCTCGGCTGCTGCCGCCAAGCCGATGCTGTGGCCGGCCTGGGTTTATTGTACCCGCTACTCGGACCGTCCGTCCGCAG GTCCCAGATCCCGCAAACCCAAAACAAGCGCGAGCCCGAGTAAGGAGGACAAGCGTCCCCGCACTGCGTTcaccgcggagcagctccaCCGCCTGAAGACGGAGTTCCAGACCAACCGCTACCTCACCGAGCAGCGGAGGCAGAGCCTGGCGCGCGACCTCGGCCTCAACGAGTCTCAGATCAAGATCTGGTTTCAGAACAAACGGGCCAAGATCAAGAAAAACTCCGGGAGTAAGAACTCTCTGGCTCAGCAGCTGATGGCTCAGGGACTGTACAACCACGCCACGGCCAAGGACGGCGACGACAGCGACTAG